One genomic region from Cataglyphis hispanica isolate Lineage 1 chromosome 11, ULB_Chis1_1.0, whole genome shotgun sequence encodes:
- the LOC126852775 gene encoding gamma-tubulin complex component 3 homolog: MNPAEAETIADLVQNMIKSFFGEQKPELTRRLMRFSLGLLSSTGTLREDEMTVATNIKSKLSPRDAVQFDKLHNDLKDGPLKNRISILLFLLNMSQSAEAIKDRIFAFPDMKLGLSTIASTSGQSSQTCSQTQQIVSLNATETNSRALIVNPSKIFNEECISEDVLVQDLIYSFQSVEGKILKLDSSYGFQIDPVAKINRSQKQAVLRLSELGYLHNVVRKGLERMSVAGAGRVADSFIAALHKELSEYYRFIAIMQEEVNRSQNQMVAYGVTLSHLHLWTCDPLETLKWLASIVRACQGQKGGALASTVYEFSYHGDAIVKNLVKRVLESVCNPLYNMLMRWIADGELDDPYKEFFIQACADVSGDRMWHEKYQVRNSMVPSFISKAQAKKILGTGKNINFLREVCKDFSPWQDRHADMFRNCDEEYKVEVFFDMDPDGHLQTMMNAAYKETSTRVVEILTKQYHLMDHLQGIKGYLLLGQGHFIQHLMHLLEPELAKSASSLYPHNLSSILETAIRATSSKLDDLDVQKRLDVRLLAPSENETGWDVFILDYNVDGPIGTILEPCRQTYQMVFFALWRAKRMETILSAIWKQQTTSAKMFRKMPEVLPIQNHIHLITSSMVHLVHQMQYYFLFEVIECSWDAFAKQLLHATSLDDIIVAHNHFVDSVRHGTLLDEKSQELMDHLRSVYSPILDLQNLEETFLARATQEYEARLNAANFVQTSEQTKKWGRTIKKDQEAIEREAAFSKYLNTLSIHLKLLSKTYQDRVQKFLLMLASAEDVSLQLLSVRLDFNEYYKSKDSRLVAPLTYQHRRQSDQTFFGCK, from the exons ATGAATCCCGCGGAAGCCGAAACTATTGCCGATCTGGTGCAGAACATGATTAAATCCTTTTTTGGAGAACAAAAACCAG aGTTGACCAGAAGATTGATGCGTTTTTCCCTTGGATTATTATCATCTACAGGAACATTGAGAGAGGATGAAATGACTGTAGCAACAAACATAAAGAGTAAATTATCACCACGTGATGCAGTACAATTTGATAAACtacataatgatttaaaagatggg CCATTGAAGAATcgtataagtattttattatttctgctAAACATGAGTCAGTCAGCAGAAGCAATAAAGGATAGAATTTTTGCATTTCCAGACATGAAATTGGGTTTAAGTACAATTGCATCTACTAGTG GACAATCATCACAAACATGTTCCCAAACACAACAAATTGTATCACTGAATGCTACAGAAACAAATTCAAGAGCATTGATAGTAAATCCgagtaaaatattcaatgaagAATGTATTTCAGAGGATGTATTGGTTCAGGActtgatatattcttttcaaagTGTTGAAGGAAAAATTCTAAAGTTGGATTCGAGCTATGGTTTCCAGATAGATCCTGtagcaaaaattaatagatcaCAAAAGCAAGCTGTTTTACGACTGAGTGAATTAGGTTACTTACATAATGTAGTACGAAAAGGATTGGAGAGAATGTCTGTAGCTGGTGCAGGTAGAGTTGCTGATAGTTTTATTGCTGCACTGCATAAGGAATTGTCAGAGTATTATAGATTCATTGCTATCATGCAGGAAGAGGTGAATAG gtcgCAAAATCAAATGGTTGCATATGGAGTTACATTATCTCATTTGCACCTTTGGACATGTGATCCTCTGGAAACTTTAAAATGGTTAGCGAGTATAGTAAGAGCTTGCCAAGGCCAAAAAGGTGGTGCGTTGGCGTCTACTGTTTATGAGTTCAGCTATCATGGAGATGCTATTGTGAAGAATTTAGTCAAGAGAGTCTTGGAAAGTGTTTGCAATCCCCTGTACAATATGCTAATGAGATGGATTGCTGATGGAGAGTTAGACGATCCATATAAAGAGTTTTTCATTCAAGCATGTGCTGATGTTAGTGGTGACAGAATGTGGCATGAGAAGTATCAAGTGAGAAATTCAATGGTGCCATCTTTCATTAGTAAAGCTcaagcaaagaaaattttaggaacaggaaagaatattaatttcttacgcGAAGTTTGTAAAGATTTCTCACCTTGGCAAGATAGACATGCAGATATGTTCAGAAATTGCGATGAAGAATATAAAG TCGAAGTTTTTTTTGATATGGATCCAGATGGTCACTTACAAACAATGATGAATGCTGCTTATAAGGAAACATCAACAAGAGTTGttgaaatattgacaaaaCAATATCATCTCATGGATCATTTGCAGGGAATCAAAGGATATCTCTTACTTGGTCAAGGCCACTTTATTCAACATCTTATGCACTTGCTGGA GCCCGAATTAGCTAAATCAGCAAGTTCTTTATATCCTCATAACTTATCCTCTATTCTTGAAACTGCAATAAGAGCAACTAGTTCAAAGTTAGATGATTTAGATGTGCAAAAACGTTTAGATGTTAGATTATTAGCACCATCGGAAAATGAGACAGGCTGGGATGTTTTTATTCTAGACTATAATGTTGATGGACCTATAGGAACG attttAGAGCCATGCAGGCAAACATATCAAATggtattttttgcattatggAGAGCAAAGAGAATGGAAACGATCTTGTCTGCAATTTGGAAGCAACAGACAACATCAGCCAAGATGTTCAGAAAAATGCCAGAAGTATTACCAATCCAGAATCATATCCATTTAATTACTAGCAGCATGGTTCATTTGGTTCatcaaatgcaatattattttctttttgag GTAATCGAATGTTCTTGGGATGCATTTGCGAAACAACTTCTTCACGCAACATCCCTTGATGATATAATTGTGGCTCACAATCATTTTGTAGATTCTGTGAGACACGGTACATTATTAGACGAGAAATCGCAG GAACTTATGGATCATCTGCGTTCAGTCTACAGCCCAATATTAGATCTTCAGAATCTCGAGGAAACTTTTCTTGCACGTGCTACTCAGGAATATGAGGCAAGATTAAACGCCGCTAATTTCGTGCAGACGTCTGAGCAAACGAAAAAGTGGGGTcgtacaattaaaaaagatcaagaAGCCATAGAAAGAGAGGctgcattttcaaaatatctaaACACACTTTCAATACATCTCAAATTACTTTCGAAAACATATCAG GATCGTGTACAGAAATTTTTACTAATGTTAGCTTCCGCTGAAGATGTATCGCTACAGTTACTTAGTGTACGAttagattttaatgaatattacaaAAGTAAGGATAGCCGGCTAGTCGCACCATTAACATACCAACATCGTAGACAAAGCGATCAGACTTTCTTTGGATGCAAGTGA
- the LOC126852794 gene encoding zinc finger protein 239-like, giving the protein MHNILRLWNATQNAPLDLSRNGAAWKTSVVNTFKFQRCLPCQTCGKSFDRPSLLKRHLRTHTGEKPHGCTICGKMFSTSSSLNTHIRIHTGERPHECPMCGKRFTASSNLYYHRMTHYKEKPHKCDECGRSFPTPGDLRAHGYSHTGNWPLRCPVCNRGFCKVGALHHHMKSHDDHSYRCNIYNQKPPMISNLRIYEHQYNSHVSNNSTNDYMNMHNGIANIEIIKFESLGNNYMQLPALYPWSSWMSSQFQN; this is encoded by the exons tatgGAACGCAACGCAAAATGCACCGTTGGATTTGAGTAGAAATGGAGCTGCATGGAAAACTAGTGTtgttaatacttttaaatttcaacGATGTCTTCCTTGCCAAACTTGCGGTAAAAGTTTCGACAGACCTTCACTTTTAAAAAGACATCTACGAACCCATACAG gagAGAAACCACACGGCTGTACGATATGTGGTAAAATGTTTAGCACAAGTAGCTCGTTAAATACCCATATTAGGATTCATACCGGTGAACGTCCTCACGAATGCCCGATGTGTGGAAAACGCTTTACCGCCTCatcgaatttatattatcatcgtATGACGCATTACAAG GAGAAGCCACATAAATGTGATGAGTGTGGACGATCCTTTCCAACTCCCGGTGATTTAAGGGCTCACGGGTATTCTCATACTGGTAACTGGCCATTACGTTGTCCAGTGTGTAACAGAGGATTTTGTAAAGTTGGCGCCTTACATCATCATATGAAATCACATG ACGATCATTCTTATCGTTGTAATATCTATAATCAGAAGCCTCCCATGATCAGTAATTTACGAATTTATGAACATCAATATAATTCTCATGTGTCAAATAACAGCACAAATGATTACATGAATATGCATAACGGTATTGCAAACATAGAAATTATCAAGTTTGAAAGCCTCGGTAACAATTACATGCAATTACCTGCATTGTATCCATGGTCTTCTTGGATGTCATCACAATTTCAAAACTAA
- the LOC126852782 gene encoding rRNA methyltransferase 3, mitochondrial, with amino-acid sequence MLLNAVQLSIRSICGINLLRSINLRPNIKCRYTRWASRSPVAIVNEHELFDETTDTKTTKTKIPEKAFKTRKEKFKTRKEKSKTQKGKEKKKQEIQNKVGETITTEQGYKCIKADDRLISSLMIDVKTRNKREKNNNMLLEGFRLIKDAVEAGTKPKAIFFNRISEILPLSLSKEVKLYKVPYRTIQLWSNLTTSPGILGIFEIPDVTAKQPTDNAIPLTIICDNIRDPGNLGTIVRAAAAVGCEKLLLMKGCTDLWDTKVLRSAVGAHFRIPIHTSVLWDEIPTLISNESMMFLADNNITYENKLKDNMVNAESDVSTFIEADDNNMKQDNYDANNGQIVENDKSEDAIDELVDKNKSHKPTAKTKLLVKKLISQLPVEPYYTLDFTKKEIVLVIGGETEGVSLESCKLLHARNCIRVNVPLTNGIDSLNVGVAVGIVTFEMKRQFMTKNIDDK; translated from the exons ATGTTGCTCAATGCAGTGCAATTATCGATTAGATCGATTTGCGGCATAAATCTTTTGAGGTCAATCAATCTAAGgccaaatataaaatgcagatATACTAGGTGGGCTAGTCGGTCTCCTGTTGCGATTGTCAATGAACATGAACTTTTTGATGAAACGACTGATACGAAGACAACAAAAACCAAAATACCTGAAAAAGCTTTTAAAACACGTAAggagaaatttaaaacacGTAAGGAGAAATCTAAAACacagaaaggaaaagaaaagaaaaaacaggAGATTCAAAATAAAGTGGGAGAAACTATTACCACAGAACAAGGATACAAATGTATTAAAGCAGATGACAGGCTTATAAG CTCTTTAATGATAGATGTCAAAACAagaaacaagagagaaaaaaataataatatgttgttAGAAGGTTTTCGTTTGATTAAAGATGCAGTTGAAGCAGGGACAAAACCAAAAGCCATATTCTTCAATagaatatctgaaatattacCATTGTCACTATCCAAGGaagtaaaattgtataaagttCCATATCGTACAATTCAGTTGTGGTCTAATTTAACAACTTCTCCTGGAATACTTG GAATTTTTGAGATCCCAGATGTGACTGCCAAGCAACCTACTGATAATGCTATACCTCTGACTATTATCTGCGATAATATTAGAGACCCTGGAAATTTAGGAACTATTGTTAGAGCTGCTGCAGCAGTTGGTTGTGAAAAGCTGCTATTAATGAAAg GATGTACAGATTTATGGGACACTAAAGTATTACGCAGTGCTGTTGGTGCACATTTTCGCATACCAATACATACATCTGTTTTATGGGATGAAATTCCAACATTAATAAGCAACGAATCGATGATGTTCCTAGCAGACAACAATATAACATatgaaaataagttaaaagataatatggTTAATGCAGAATCAGATGTAAGTACTTTCATCGAAGCTGacgataataatatgaaacaaGATAATTACGATGCCAACAATGGTCAAATAGTTGAAAACGATAAATCAGAGGACGCGATAGACGAATtagtagataaaaataaatcacacaAACCAACTgcaaaaactaaattattagtaaaaaagttaatatctCAACTTCCAGTTGAACCTTATTATACGTTAGattttacaaagaaagaaatagtaCTTGTAATTGGTGGGGAAACTGAGGGTGTAAGTCTCGAATCATGCAAATTGCTCCATGCGAGAAATTGCATTCGTGTCAATGTACCGCTGACTAACGGCATTGACAGTTTAAATGTTGGTGTAGCTGTTGGTATCGTTACATTTGAAATGAAAAGACAGTTTATGACCAAAAATAtagatgataaataa
- the LOC126852948 gene encoding uncharacterized protein LOC126852948: MQILSLNFLIYTIGGIWQPIEWSSTVAKLLYNALTFIVLVLEYFFALTQFMDIVLVVNNINDFVTNSILFVSMIAVCCKATIIVIRRNAIIDLIQGLLKEPGKPRNKDEITIQTKFDEFIRSWSIKYSLLVVSSFSSGMIGAALNIMQGHLPYRMWVPYDIDASPMFLITSIQQIITVFFGAFINVGTETLVFGLFLQTCAQFEIFESRLRKLIANKTITYLGYSSVALDNKRLIMSECIHHHLSIYKYAKTVNIIFNQVFFVQFFGSILVLCTTVFYLSAHIMEYESATFIVYTFCMFIQIYIYCWSGNEVILKSQNIGDAIYHMDWPLLSVSEKKDLLMIMMRGTIPIKFTSSFLITLSLQSYSNILKTSYSVFNLMQSVIYNIIKMQILSLNFLIYTIGGIWQPIKWSSTGVKLLYNAFTFIVLVLEYFLVLTQFMDIVLVVNTLDDFVVNSLLFVSIVAVCCKATTIIIRRSAIIDLIQILLKEPCKPRDKDEITIQTKFDEFIRSWSIKYSILVAFSCTGVTIRSVLNITQGQLPYRVWVPYNIDTYPMFLITSIQQILSVCFASIINVGTETLVFGLFLQTCAQFEIFESRLRKLISNKTIKCLKYPSVQSDNGRLIISECIHHHLTIYKYAKTVNIIFNQVLFVQFFGSILVICTTIYYLSEHITEFESATLIVYTFCMFVQIYIYCWSGNEVIIKSQNIGDAVYHVDWPLLSVSEKKDLLMIMMRGTIPIKFTSSFLITLSLQSYSNILKTSYSVFNLMQSR; encoded by the exons atgcaAATactttctctaaattttttaatatataccaTTGGTGGTATATGGCAGCCTATCGAATGGTCATCAACTGTCGCTAAACTGTTATATAATGCACTTACTTTTATTGTACTAGTCTTGGAATACTTTTTTGCATTAACTCAGTTCATGGACATCGTTCTTGTTGTCAATAATATCAATGATTTCGTTACTAATTCCATATTGTTCGTGAGTATGATCGCTGTTTGTTGTAAAGCGACTATCATTGTAATACGTCGAAATGcaattatcgatttaatacAAGGATTGTTGAAAGAACCAGGCAAACCGCGAAATAAGGATGAAATAACGATACAAACGAAATTCGACGAGTTTATCag GTCATGgtcgataaaatattcactttTAGTAGTGAGTTCTTTTTCAAGCGGTATGATAGGTGCAGCATTAAACATAATGCAAGGTCATTTACCTTATAGAATGTGGGTACCATATGATATTGATGCATCTCCgatgtttttaattacatcCATTCAGCAAATCATAACTGTGTTTTTTGGCGCATTCATAAATGTCGGCACGGAAACTTTGGTTTTtggattatttttacaaacatgCGCCCAGTTTGAAATTTTCGAAAGTCGTCTTCGCAAATTAATAGCTAACAAAACAATTACATATCTGGGATACTCGTCTGTTGCGCTAGATAACAAAAGACTAATAATGTCGGAATGTATACATCATCATCTCAGTATTTACAA ATATGCCAAAacggtaaatattatattcaatcagGTATTCTTTGTTCAATTCTTTGGCAGCATATTAGTATTATGTACAACTGTATTTTATCTGTCAGCACATATTATGGAATACGAAAGTGCTACTTTCATAGTATACACTTTCTGtatgtttatacaaatttacatttattgctGGTCTGGAAACGAAGTCATACTTAAg AGTCAAAATATAGGAGATGCAATATATCATATGGACTGGCCTTTGCTATCAGTCAGCGAAAAGAAAGATCTGTTGATGATCATGATGCGCGGTACAATCCCTATAAAGTTTACTAGCAGTTTTTTGATAACTTTATCTCTCCAATCTTACAGTAAC attttgaaAACTTCGTACTCGGTATTTAACCTGATGCAGTC tgttatttataatattataaagatgcaaatactttctttaaattttttaatatataccaTTGGTGGTATATGGCAGCCTATCAAATGGTCATCGACTGGCGTTAAACTGTTGTATAATgcatttacttttattgtaCTAGTCTTGGAATACTTTTTAGTATTAACTCAGTTCATGGACATCGTTCTTGTTGTCAATACTCTCGATGATTTTGTTGTTAACTCTTTATTGTTCGTGAGTATAGTCGCCGTTTGTTGTAAAGCGACTACCATCATAATACGTCGAAGTGcaattatcgatttaattcaaatattgttGAAAGAACCGTGCAAACCGCGAGACAAGGATGAAATAACGATACAAACAAAATTCGACGAGTTTATCAG GTCATGgtcgataaaatattcaattttagtaGCGTTTTCTTGTACAGGCGTCACAATAAGATCAGTGTTAAATATCACACAGGGTCAATTGCCTTATAGAGTATGGGTgccatataatattgatacatatCCAATGTTCTTAATTACATCCATTCAGCAGATCTTATCTGTGTGTTTCGCTTCAATCATAAATGTCGGCACGGAAACCTTAGTTTTtggattatttttacaaacgtGCGCCCAGTTTGAAATTTTCGAAAGTCGTCTTcgcaaattaatatctaacaaaacaattaaatgtCTGAAATATCCGTCTGTTCAGTCAGATAACGGAAGACTAATAATATCGGAATGCATACATCATCATCTCACCATTTACAA ATATGCCAAAacggtaaatattatattcaatcagGTGCTATTTGTTCAATTCTTCGGTAGTATATTGGTAATATGTACAACTATATATTATCTGTCAGAACATATTACGGAATTTGAAAGTGCTACTTTGATAGTGTACACTTTCTGTATGTTTgtacaaatttacatttattgctGGTCTGGAAACGAAGTTATAATTAAG AGTCAAAATATAGGAGATGCGGTATATCATGTGGACTGGCCTCTGCTATCCGTCagcgaaaaaaaagatctgCTGATGATCATGATGCGCGGTACAATCCCTATAAAGTTTACTAGCAGTTTCTTGATAACTTTATCTCTCCAATCTTACAGCAAC ATTTTGAAAACTTCGTACTCGGTATTTAATCTGATGCAATCGAGATAA
- the LOC126852785 gene encoding odorant receptor Or2-like, with translation MQLFPLNFSMYTIGGVWRPIEWSSNVAKFLYNIFTFIILFLLYFLMITQFMDILLVVNNIDDFATNTLMFLTIVAVTCKATIVVVRRNAIIKLIQTLLKPPCKPRGEDEMAIQKKFDKFIRSCSIKYSLLATCSVTGVTIRSMINVTQGYLPYRVWVPYDTDTSPMFLITSIQQIITVVFVTIINVGTETLVFGLFLQTCAQFEIFENRLHKLISNKIAKYLKPVSSNKKRAIISEYINHHLSIYKYAKTVNVIFNQVLFVQFFGSILVLCTSVYYLSAHMTESESATLIVYTICMFVQIYVYCWSGNEVILKSVSVGDAIYNMDWPMLSIIEKKELLMIMMRSTLPIKFTSSFLITLSLQSYSGILKISYSAFNVLQK, from the exons ATGCAACTATTTCctctaaatttttcaatgtataCCATCGGCGGTGTATGGCGACCTATCGAGTGGTCATCGAACGTCGCTAAGttcttgtacaatatttttacctttattatactattcttgttatattttttgatgataaCTCAATTCATGGATATTCTTCTTGTTGTCAACAATATCGATGATTTTGCCACTAATACTCTGATGTTCCTGACTATTGTTGCTGTTACGTGTAAAGCGACTATCGTTGTAGTACGTCGAAATGCAATTATCAAGTTGATACAAACATTGTTGAAGCCACCGTGCAAACCTCGAGGCGAAGACGAAATggcaatacaaaaaaaatttgataagttTATCAG GTCatgttcaattaaatattcactttTGGCGACGTGTTCCGTTACAGGCGTCACTATAAGATCAATGATAAACGTCACACAGGGTTATTTACCTTACAGAGTATGGGTGCCGTACGATACTGATACATCTCCGATGTTCTTAATTACATCTATTCAGCAAATCATAACTGTGGTTTTCGTTACTATCATTAATGTTGGCACGGAAACTCTTGTCTTTGGACTATTTTTGCAAACGTGTGCTCAGTTTGAAATTTTCGAGAATCGTCTtcacaaattaatatctaacaaAATAGCTAAATATCTGAAACCTGtttcatcaaataaaaaaagggcAATAATTTCGGAATACATAAATCATCATCTCAGTATTTACAA ataCGCAAAAACGGTAAATGTTATATTCAATCAAGTACTCTTTGTCCAGTTTTTTGGCAGCATACTAGTATTATGCACAAGTGTATATTATCTATCAGCACATATGACGGAATCCGAAAGTGCTACTTTGATAGTTTACACTATCTGTATGTTTGTACAAATCTATGTTTATTGCTGGTCTGGAAATGAAGTCATACTTAAG AGTGTTAGCGTAGGAGAtgcgatatataatatggaCTGGCCCATGTTAtcaataatcgaaaaaaaggAGCTGTTGATGATCATGATGCGTAGTACACTTCCTATAAAGTTTACCAGTAGTTTCTTGATAACTTTATCTCTTCAATCTTATAGCggt attttgaaaatatcatacTCGGCATTTAATGTATTACAAAAGTGA